From a single Sphingobium lignivorans genomic region:
- a CDS encoding efflux RND transporter permease subunit, with product MRLSRFFIDRPIFAAVIAVIITIIGAISYFFLPVSQYPEVVPPTVTVSATYPGASAETVAETVASPIEQQINGVENMLYQSSQSTGDGRVVITVTFKQGTDLDEAQVLVQNRVAIALPRLPQEVQRLGVVTMKTSPDFLLIVNLISPDKSLDREYLSNYAQTRIKDRLARLEGVGDVQLFGSRDLAMRVWIDPRRAASLDLTAGDIVNALRAQNVQVAAGTLGQPPAGSSAFQLNVETQGRFTDPDQFANVVIRTDAQGRQVRVRDVARVELGAEDYGTSAYLGDRDSVIIPVFQMPGSNALSAAEGIKAEMELLAKDFPKGLEYRIVYNPTEFIQKSIDEVVKTLIEAVILVVLVIIVFLQKWRAAIIPVLAIPVSLIGTFAVLAMLGYSLNNLSLFGLVLAIGIVVDDAIVVVENVERNLEQGLSPLEAARVSMDEVGAALIAIVLVLCAVFVPTLFISGMSGAFYQQFAITISVATVISLVLSLTLSPAFAALLLRHRHALPENAPRWQQLAERAGNAFNRSFERFSASYARLTEKLVRQPRKIMAAYAGLIALTVGALWYTPSGFIPAQDQGYFFTIIQLPPGSSTARTDEVMKKVADRMLPIPGISDTVMLSGFDGASETRNASSAAAYWVLDDFDERAKHGQSIDALMEEARKATADITEARLIIAKPPLIRGIGSAGGYRMMVQDRDGKGYRALEQAAYGLIGPANQTEGLFFVYTFFDTATPRVYADIDRDKAQMLGIPPERVFETLQVYLGSSFVNDFNLLGRTYRVTAQADEPFRRTTADIANLQTRSDYGQMVPIGSVATFRDTTGPYRVQRYNLSPAVAIDGDTAPGYSSGQSLKTMEALADATLPPGFTHEWTGIAYQQATAGNTAGLVFGLAVLLVFLVLAAQYESLVMPLAIILIVPMCVLAAMVGVNLRGMDNNVLTQIGLIVLVALAAKNAILIVEFARQGEQLQGLSPVQAAVHAAEQRLRPILMTSFAFILGTVPLVLASGAGAELRQALGTAVFSGMLGVTAFGLIFTPTFYVVSRALGDRIDRLRGRGGQHPEPAPLPAE from the coding sequence ATGCGCCTCTCCCGTTTCTTCATCGACCGGCCGATCTTTGCGGCCGTCATCGCGGTGATCATCACGATCATCGGCGCGATCTCCTATTTCTTCCTGCCGGTCTCGCAATATCCCGAGGTCGTCCCCCCGACCGTAACCGTCTCCGCCACCTATCCCGGCGCATCCGCCGAAACGGTGGCCGAGACAGTCGCGAGCCCGATCGAGCAGCAGATCAACGGCGTCGAGAACATGCTCTACCAGTCGTCCCAGTCGACGGGCGACGGGCGTGTGGTCATCACCGTCACGTTCAAGCAGGGCACTGACCTCGATGAGGCGCAGGTGCTGGTGCAGAACCGCGTCGCCATCGCCCTGCCGCGCCTGCCGCAGGAAGTGCAGCGGCTGGGCGTCGTCACCATGAAGACCTCGCCGGACTTCCTGCTGATCGTCAATCTCATCTCGCCGGACAAGTCGCTCGATCGCGAATATCTCTCCAATTATGCGCAGACGCGCATCAAGGATCGGCTCGCGCGCCTCGAGGGCGTGGGCGATGTCCAGCTCTTCGGCTCGCGCGACCTCGCCATGCGGGTGTGGATCGATCCGCGCCGCGCGGCCTCGCTCGACCTGACCGCCGGTGACATCGTGAACGCCCTGCGCGCGCAGAACGTGCAGGTCGCCGCCGGCACGCTCGGCCAGCCGCCGGCCGGCAGCTCCGCCTTCCAGCTCAATGTCGAGACGCAGGGCCGTTTCACCGACCCCGACCAGTTCGCCAACGTCGTCATCCGCACCGATGCGCAGGGACGGCAAGTGCGCGTGCGTGACGTCGCCCGCGTCGAGCTGGGCGCCGAGGATTATGGCACCTCCGCCTATCTGGGCGATCGGGACAGCGTGATCATTCCCGTCTTCCAGATGCCCGGTTCCAATGCGCTCAGCGCAGCGGAAGGCATCAAGGCGGAAATGGAACTGCTCGCGAAGGATTTCCCCAAGGGCCTGGAATATCGGATTGTCTACAATCCGACCGAGTTCATCCAGAAGTCCATCGACGAAGTGGTGAAGACGCTGATCGAGGCCGTGATCCTCGTGGTGCTCGTCATCATCGTGTTCCTCCAGAAATGGCGCGCGGCGATCATCCCCGTCCTTGCCATCCCGGTCTCGCTGATCGGCACCTTCGCCGTGCTGGCCATGCTGGGCTACTCGCTCAACAATCTCTCGCTGTTCGGCCTCGTGCTCGCCATCGGCATCGTCGTCGACGACGCGATCGTCGTCGTCGAGAATGTCGAGCGCAATCTGGAGCAGGGGCTCAGTCCGCTGGAGGCCGCCCGGGTTTCCATGGATGAGGTAGGCGCCGCGCTCATCGCCATCGTGCTGGTGCTGTGTGCCGTGTTCGTGCCGACGCTGTTCATCAGTGGCATGTCCGGTGCTTTCTACCAGCAGTTCGCCATCACCATCTCCGTCGCGACCGTCATCTCGCTCGTGCTCTCGCTCACGCTCTCGCCGGCCTTTGCGGCGCTGCTGCTGCGGCACCGGCACGCGCTGCCGGAGAACGCGCCACGCTGGCAGCAACTCGCCGAGCGTGCGGGCAATGCCTTCAATCGCAGCTTCGAGCGGTTCAGCGCCTCCTATGCGCGCCTGACCGAAAAGCTGGTGCGTCAGCCCCGCAAGATCATGGCGGCCTATGCCGGCCTGATCGCGCTGACCGTGGGCGCGCTCTGGTACACCCCCTCGGGCTTCATTCCGGCGCAGGACCAGGGCTATTTCTTCACGATCATCCAGCTTCCGCCGGGCTCCTCCACCGCCCGCACGGACGAGGTGATGAAGAAGGTCGCCGACCGGATGCTGCCTATTCCCGGCATCAGCGATACCGTCATGCTCTCCGGCTTCGACGGCGCCTCGGAAACGCGCAACGCCAGCTCGGCCGCCGCATACTGGGTGCTCGACGATTTCGATGAGCGCGCCAAGCATGGCCAGTCCATCGACGCGCTGATGGAGGAAGCCCGCAAGGCGACTGCCGACATCACGGAAGCCCGCCTCATCATCGCCAAGCCGCCGCTCATCCGCGGCATCGGTTCGGCCGGCGGCTACCGCATGATGGTGCAGGACCGCGACGGCAAGGGCTATCGCGCGCTCGAACAGGCCGCTTATGGTCTGATCGGCCCGGCGAACCAGACCGAGGGGCTCTTCTTCGTCTACACCTTCTTCGACACGGCCACGCCGCGCGTCTATGCAGACATCGACCGCGACAAGGCCCAGATGCTCGGCATCCCGCCCGAGCGTGTGTTCGAGACGCTGCAGGTCTATCTCGGTTCGTCCTTCGTGAACGACTTCAACCTGCTCGGCCGCACCTATCGCGTCACCGCACAGGCCGACGAGCCGTTCCGCCGCACGACCGCCGACATCGCCAATCTCCAGACCCGCTCGGATTATGGCCAGATGGTCCCGATCGGCTCGGTGGCGACGTTCCGCGACACGACCGGCCCTTATCGGGTGCAGCGCTACAATCTGTCGCCGGCCGTGGCGATCGACGGCGACACCGCGCCGGGCTATTCCTCCGGCCAGTCGCTCAAGACGATGGAAGCGCTGGCGGATGCCACGCTGCCGCCCGGCTTCACGCACGAATGGACTGGCATCGCCTATCAACAGGCCACGGCCGGCAATACGGCGGGACTGGTGTTCGGCCTGGCCGTGCTGCTCGTCTTCCTGGTGTTGGCGGCGCAGTATGAGAGCCTGGTCATGCCGCTCGCGATCATCCTGATCGTTCCCATGTGCGTGCTGGCGGCAATGGTCGGCGTCAACCTGCGCGGCATGGACAACAATGTGCTCACGCAGATCGGCCTCATCGTGCTGGTGGCACTGGCGGCGAAGAACGCGATCCTGATCGTCGAATTCGCACGGCAGGGCGAGCAGCTGCAGGGTCTCTCGCCGGTGCAGGCGGCCGTCCACGCCGCCGAGCAGCGCCTGCGGCCGATCCTGATGACGAGCTTCGCCTTCATCCTGGGCACGGTGCCGCTGGTACTGGCCTCG